CAATACCAAGCTTTTCAACAAAGGAATTGATGCCTGGTGGATGGACGCCTCCGAGCCCGACATCTACTCCAATACCAACGTGCAGACGCGCAAGGAGCTGATGACGCCGACGCACCTAGGTTCTTCTACGCTGTACTTCAATGGGTTCCCGCTGCAAAACGCCAAAGGCATCTACGAAGGCCAGCGCGGCAGCAAGCCCGACCAGCGGGTATTTCTGCTTACGCGCTCAGGCTACGCTGGCTCGCAACGCTACGCGGCCGCCATCTGGAGCGGCGACATTGCCTCGCGTTGGGAAGACCTTAAAAACCAGATTCCGGCGGGCTTGAACTTCTCGATGTCGGGTATTCCGTACTGGACCTCCGACATCGGCGGCTTTGCCGTGGAGCATCGCTACGAAAAAGCCCCGATGGCTCCTACCGACCAGGAGGAATGGCGCGAACTGAATGCACGCTGGTACCAGTATGGCGCCTTCTGCCCGCTGTTCCGGGTACACGGACAGTTTCCCTTCCGGGAAATCTATAACATCGCGCCCGAAGGCACCCCGGCTTACCAGAGTATGCTGTACTACAATCAGTTGCGTTATCGCCTGATGCCCTACATCTATTCGCTGGCCGGGCAGGCCCACCACCAGAACGGCACCATGATGCGCGGCTTGGTGATGGACTTTGCCCAGGATGCTGGCGTACACAACATCAGCAACCAGTTCCTGTTCGGACCTAGCTTACTGGTGAACCCCGTGACGGACTACCACGCCCGCAACCGCTCGCTCTACCTGCCCGCGGGCACCGGCTGGTTCGACTTCTACTCGGGCCAGTACCAGACCGGCGGCAAAACCATTACGGCTGACGCGCCGCTGGAGCGCATGCCGCTCTACGTGCGTGAAGGTTCGATTCTGCCCTTCGGCCCCGCTATCCAATACACCGCCGAGAAGCCCGCCGACCCCATCACGCTCTACGTGTACACCGGCAAGGATGGGCAGTTCACACTCTACGAGGACGAAAACGTGAACTACAACTACGAGAAAGGCGCTTTCGCTACTATCCCGCTGACGTACAATGAGAAAGCCAAGACGCTGACCATTGGCGAGCGGAAAGGCACTTTCCCCGGCATGCTCGCCCAGCGCACTTTCCGGGTGGTGTGGGTGAGTCAGGCCAAGCCCGTGGCCTGGAACCTAGACGCCGCGCCCGCCAAAACGCTGACGTACACCGGTGCCGCTCAGACTGTGAAGATGGATTAGCTCTTCGCCTTTTCCGGCGCGCCTGTACCTAGGTACGGGCGCGCCGGAAAAGGGTAAGGACAAGCAAAATACTCTGCCGCCTCTCTCCTAAAAATACTGCCTTTGAAACCGTTTCACGTTCTGGCACTAAGCAGCTTATGCTGGCTTAGCAGCCCTTCCTTTGCCCAAAAGCTAGCTTATCGCTGGAACAACGTGCAGATTCTGGGCGGCGGTTTCGTGTCGGGTATTGTGTATAGTCCGGCCCAAAAGAACCTGCTCTACGCCCGCACCGATGTGGGCGGCGCCTACCGCTGGCAGGAAGCCAGCCAGTCGTGGGTGCCTATCACCGACCACCTAGGTCGGAAGGAAGTGAACTACACGGGTATTCTGAGCGTGGCCCCTGACCCTTCTGATGCTCAGCGCGTGTACCTGGCGGCGGGCACTTACACCGGCGAAGGTGTCGGCAACGCGGCCGTGCTCAGCTCCAACGACCAGGGTGCCACCTGGACCACCTCGCCGCTTTCTATCAAGCTAGGTGGTAATGAGGATGGGCGCAACACCGGTGAGCGTCTGCAAGTTGACCCTAACCTAGGTACTACGCTCTACCTAGGTACTACCCTCGATGGCTTGTGGCGCAGCCAGGACCGGGGTACTACCTGGAGCAAAGTCGAGCGCTTTCCCGTGCAATCTTCGCCGCGTCGCAGCGGGGGCATCAGCTTTGTGCTGTTTGACAAGCGCAGCGGCCAGCGCGGCCGGGCTACGCGCACGATCTATGTGGGCATATTGCAGAAAGACAACAGCCTCTACCGCAGCACCGACGCTGGTGCCACCTGGCAGGCTGTACCGGGGCAGCCCACTGACCTCATGCCCCACCACGCGGCTCTCGCTGCCGATGGCGCGCTGTATTTAACCTACAACAATGGGCCCGGCCCCAATGATGTAACGGCCGGTGATGTGCGCAAGTACGAGCCTAGCACCAACCGCTGGACCAGCATCCGACCAGCCCAGGTGAAGGTAGATGAAGTGGGCGGCTTTGGCGGAATATCCCTCGATCTGCAACACCCCGGCACGCTGCTAGTCAGTACCTTAGGCCAGTGGCGCGCCGGCGACGAAATCTTTCGTTCCACGGATGACGGTAAAACCTGGCGCCCGGTGCTGAACTGGCGTGCCACGCAGAAAGCTAATCTGATTTACCCAAAATCGCCCTACGCGGCCACTTCCAACCCGCACTGGATCGGCGACGTGGCCCTCGATCCTTTCAACCCCGACCGGGCTTGGTTTGTGACTGGCTACGGCGTGTTTACGACCCGCGAGCTACGCGCCTCCCAAGCTACACCGCGTTGGAGCTTTGACGATCAGGGGTTGGAAGAGACCGTGCCACTCGGGATGATCAGTCCGCCCGTAGGCGCGCCGTTGGTAAGTGCCATCGGCGACATCGACGGCTTCCGCCACGACGACCTGACTGTTTCTCCGAAAGCCGGCCGGCTCAAGCCCGAGTATTCGACCAACCTCAGCATCGACTTTGCCGAGCTACAGCCCGCCTTTATGGTGCGGGCCGTACGCTCGGAAGCGGCGCACTGGGGTGCCTATTCCGAAGATGGCGGCACCACCTGGGCTCCCTTTGCTAGCTCCCCACCCAACATCCGTGACGCGGGCTTCCTCTCCGCTTCGGCCGACGGTCGCCACCTAGCTTGGCGCCCCGACGCCCAGCAGCCCGCCGTGTACCACTCAACCGATCGAGGCACCACCTGGACGGCTGCCACCGGCGGTGAGGGCCGCGCCAACGCCGTTGTCGACCGCGTGAACCCCCTGAAGTTCTACCGCTACGACGTGGCGCAAGGGCGTGTGCTGGTGAGCACCGATGGGGCGGCTTCCTTCGCGCCAGCCGCTACCGGCCTGCCTACCTCCAACGACTACCGCCACGCCACTATTCAGCCCGTGTTCGGCCGAGAAGGGGATTTGTGGCTGGTGGCGCCCGGCCCGAGCGGCGGCCTTTTCCACTCCACCAACTCCGGCCAGAGTTTCCAACAGGTACCGGCCGTGGCGCAAGCTTGGTGCGTGGGCACCGGCAAAGCAGCTGCGGCTGGCGGCTATCCGGCCCTGTACCTGGTCGGCACGATAGGCGGTACCTACGGCT
This Hymenobacter sp. GOD-10R DNA region includes the following protein-coding sequences:
- a CDS encoding xyloglucanase, whose amino-acid sequence is MKPFHVLALSSLCWLSSPSFAQKLAYRWNNVQILGGGFVSGIVYSPAQKNLLYARTDVGGAYRWQEASQSWVPITDHLGRKEVNYTGILSVAPDPSDAQRVYLAAGTYTGEGVGNAAVLSSNDQGATWTTSPLSIKLGGNEDGRNTGERLQVDPNLGTTLYLGTTLDGLWRSQDRGTTWSKVERFPVQSSPRRSGGISFVLFDKRSGQRGRATRTIYVGILQKDNSLYRSTDAGATWQAVPGQPTDLMPHHAALAADGALYLTYNNGPGPNDVTAGDVRKYEPSTNRWTSIRPAQVKVDEVGGFGGISLDLQHPGTLLVSTLGQWRAGDEIFRSTDDGKTWRPVLNWRATQKANLIYPKSPYAATSNPHWIGDVALDPFNPDRAWFVTGYGVFTTRELRASQATPRWSFDDQGLEETVPLGMISPPVGAPLVSAIGDIDGFRHDDLTVSPKAGRLKPEYSTNLSIDFAELQPAFMVRAVRSEAAHWGAYSEDGGTTWAPFASSPPNIRDAGFLSASADGRHLAWRPDAQQPAVYHSTDRGTTWTAATGGEGRANAVVDRVNPLKFYRYDVAQGRVLVSTDGAASFAPAATGLPTSNDYRHATIQPVFGREGDLWLVAPGPSGGLFHSTNSGQSFQQVPAVAQAWCVGTGKAAAAGGYPALYLVGTIGGTYGFFRSDDQGATWQRINDDQHQYGGIEAIVGDRRTYGRVYLQTGGRGIVYGEPASATTSKR